The Pseudomonadota bacterium DNA segment TGCTCCCCCCGAAGCGGCTCGTCTACTCGGAGATCGAGTCGCTCATCGATCACTTCAAGCTCGTCATGGAGGGCCCGAAGGTGCCGGCCGGCGAGGTGTACACGGCCCACGAGTCGGCGAACGGCGAGCTCGGGTTCTACGCCGTGAGCTGCGGGGAGGGCCGGCCGTACAAGCTCCACGTGCGCTCCCCGAGCTTCGTCCACATGGGCGGCATGCACCGGCTCCTCGAGGGCGGGCAGTTCGCGGACATCGTGCCGACGTTCGGGTCGATGAACATGATAGGCGGGGAGTGCGATCGATGAAGCGCCTCATCCCGGAGCTCGAGGCCTTGAAGGCCCGCCTCCCGAAGGGGAGCGAGTCGTCGCTCGTGATGCCCGCCCTGCACCGCATCCAGGAGGAGCGCGGCTTCGTCGCCGACGAGGACGTCGCGCAGCTCGCGGCCTATCTCGGCGTCCCGCGCGTGCGGATCGACGAGGCGCTGACCTTCTACACGATGTTCCGCCGCGAGCCCATCGGCCGGCACCACGTCCAGGTCTGCCGCAACGTCTCGTGCTCGATGAACGGCGCCGAGCGCCTGCTCGGGCTCCTCGAGGAGAGGCTCGGCGTCGCGCCCGGAGGGACGACGCCCGACGGCCGCGTCACGCTCTCGACCGTGGAGTGCCTCGCGTCGTGCGGCACCGCGCCGGTGATGGTCGTGGACGGGGCGTACCACGAGCGGGTCACCCCCGAGCGGCTCGACGAGATCCTGGAGGCGCTCGAATGAGGGCGTTCGAGAAGCGGCTCCAGAGCTTCGAGGTCACGGAGACCTCCCACACGCTCGCGGCGTACCGCTCGCGGGGCGGCTACGGCGCGCTCGCCAAGGCGCTGCGCTCCATGAAGCCCGCGGACGTCACGAAGGAGGTCTACGACTCCGGCATCCAGGGCCGCGGCGGCGCGGCGTTCCCGATGGGGCGCAAGTGGCAGGTCGTGAAGCCGGACGACGGCCTCGAGCACTTCCTGTGCGCCAACGCGGACGAGGGCGAGCCCGGGACGTTCAAGGATCGCTGGATCCTGGAGAACGCGCCGCACCTCCTGCTCGAGGCGATGGCGATCGCCTGCTACGCGATCGGCGCGCACCACTGCTTCATCTACATGCGCGGCGAGTTCGATCTGTCACGGCGCCGGGTCGAGGGCGCGCTCGAGGAGGCGTACGGCGCCGGCCTCCTCGGCGAGCGGATCCTCGGCACGCCGTTCTCGTGCCATGTCGTGCTCGTGCGTGGCGCCGGGGCGTACGTGTGCGGGGAGGCGTCGGGGCTCCTCTCCTCCGTCGAGGGGAAGAAGGGGTACCCGCGCAACCGGCCGCCGCGACTCACCGTCCGCGGCCTCTTCCAGAAGCCGACCGTGATCAACAACGTGGAGACGCTCTCGAACATCCCGTGGATCATCGACCACGGCGCCGCGGCGTACCGCGCGCTCGGCACGCCCAAGAGCCCGGGCACCCGGCTCGTCTCGATCTCCGGCCACGTCGTGCGCCCCGGGGTGTACGAGATCCCGTTCGGCACGCCGCTCGACGAGTTCATCTACGAGGACTGCGGCGGCGTGACGGGCGGCCGCGCGCTCAAGGCGGTCGTTCCGGGAGGGATCTCCACGAAGGTTCTCGTCGCAAAGGAGATCGCCGGGCTGCCCATGGATCACGCGTCGCTCGACGCGGCCGGATCGTCGCTCGGCTCGGGCGGCATGATCGTCATCGCCGAAGGCACCTGCATGGTCCGCCTGCTGCAGGTGATGCTCCGCTTCTACCACCACGAGTCGTGCGGCCAGTGCACGCCCTGCCGCGAGGGCACGGGCTGGATGCACCGCATCGTCGACAGGATCGCGGCCGGCCGCGGCGCGGCCGGCGACATCGATCGGCTGATCCACGTCTCGCACTTCAACGACGGCACGACGATCTGCGGGCTCGGCGACGCGGCGGGCTACGCGACGGTCGGGATCCTCGACAAGTTCCGGGACGAGTTCGAGCACTTCATGGCGCACGGCCGCTCGCGGTGCGGGGGGAGCCTCGCATGACGCGGATCTTCCTCAACGGGCGGGAGATCGAGGTCGCGGCGGACACGACCGTGCTGCGCGCGGCGCTCGACAACGGCGTCTACGTCCCGTACTTCTGCTGGCACCCGCGGCTCTCGGTCGCCGGCAACTGCCGCATCTGCATGGTGGAGGTCGAGGGCAAGGGGCTGGACATCGCCTGCAACATGCCGGTGAGCGAGGGGATGAAGGTCCTCACCGACTCCGACGAGGTGCGCGCGGCGCGCAAGGCGATGATGCAGTTCCTCACGCTCAACCACCCCGTGGACTGCGGCATCTGCGACAAGGCAGGCGAGTGCACGCTCCAGGACTACCACTTCGCGTACAACGGCGCGCCGTCGATCTCGGCCGAGCCCAAGGTCCGCGCGACCAAGTTCCACGATCTCGGCGACCGCATCCTCATCGACAACGAGCGCTGCATCGTCTGCTCGCGGTGCGTCCGCTTCACCCACGAGGTGTCGCGCTCGAAGGCGCTCGGTATCCAGGGTCGCGGCGACACCTCCCTCGTGCGGTGCGAGGAGGGGCGGCGGTTCGACGACCCCTACTCGGACAACGTGATCGACCTCTGCCCGGTGGGCGCCCTCCTCTCCCGCTCCTTCCTCTACAAGGCGCGGGTCTGGTTCCTCGAGGCGACGCCGTCCGTGTGCCCGGGTTGCGCGCGCGGCTGCGCGATCCGGATCTGGCACCTCCGGGCCGACCGGCGCCTCCAGCGCCTCGATCCGCGGCGCAACCTAGAGATCGCCCGCGTGACGCCGCTCGACGACCCGGCGGTCAACGGCCCGTGGATCTGCAACAAGGGGCGCGACCTCGCGGCGATCTTCGAGCGCCCGCGCGCCGATCAGGCGATGCTGCGCGGAAGGCCCGTGCCGCTCGCGGAGGCGATATCCGAGGCGCGCCGCCTCGTCGACGGGGCGAAGAGGCGGACGGCGCTCGTCTCGAGCTGGGGCTCGGACGGGGAGCTCGCCGCGTTCCGCGATCACCTCGCGGCGCGGTTCGACGTGCGCGTCAAGCCGGACCACGTCCCGCAGCCCGGGGAGATCGTCGAGGACGACATCCTGATCCGCGCGGACAAGAACCCGAACACCCGGGGCGCACGGGCGCTGTTCGGCGAGAGGCCCGTCGCCTTCGAGCCCGGCACCGATCTCGTGCTCGTCTGGGGCGAGGGGTTCGACTACTCGCGCGTGCCGGCCGGCGCCAAGGTCGTGCTCCTCGGCTCGTACCTCGCGCCGGAGAACGGCGCCGCGGACGTCTTCCTGCCGATCTCCGTCCAGACCGAGCGGGACGGCTCCTACACCAACTCCGACGGGATCGCGCGCCGCTTCGAGGCGTGCTTCCCGCCCGGAGAGACGATCGCCCACGCCGCCGACCTGTTCGCCGCGATCGGAGGCCGGCCATGATGCGGGATCTCGTGGTCGTCCTCGTCTTCATCAGCTACGCGATCCTCGTGCTGCTGCTCTTCGGCGTGCTCCTCACCTGGGTCGAACGCAAGCTCGCGGCGGTGATGTCGGACCGGATCGGCGCGAACCGCTGCTACCTCCGGCTCCCGTTCACGCGGTTCCGGATCATCTGGCTCGGGCTGTTCCAGGCGGTCGCCGACGGCCTCAAGATGCTGCTCAAGGAGGACTTCCGCGCGGACGCGCACGACCGCTTCGGCTACGCGATCGCGCCGTGGCTCGTCTTCACGCCGGTGCTCCTCGTCTTCGCGGTGGTGCCGTTTGGCGGCGAGATCGTCCCCTCGGAGCTGCTCGACTTCTCGCCCGGCGCGGCGGCCTGGTTCGGCGGCGAGCGCTACGAGATGCAGATCGCGCGGCTCGACGCCGGGCTGCTCGTGGTGTTCGCGTTCGGCGGCCTGACGGTGATAGGCAGCCTGCTCGCGGGCTGGTCCTCGGGGAACAAGTTCTCCCTGCTCGGCGCGGTCCGCGCGGGCGCGCAGATGATCTCCTACGAGGTCGTGATGGGGCTGTCCGTGCTCGGCCTCGTGCTGCTCTACGGCACGGTCGACCTCATCGATATCGTCCATCAGCAGTCGGGCTCCCTCCTCGGCTTCCTCCCGGCGTGGGGGATCTTCCTGCAGCCGTTTGCGGCGATCCTGTTCCTCACCGCGGCGATGGCCGAGAACAAGCGCGTCCCGTTCGACCTGCCGGAGGCGGAGTCCGAGCTCATCGCCGGCTACTTCACCGAGTACAGCGCGATGAAGATGGGCCTGTTCATGTTCGCCGAGTTCATCGAGGTCGCGGTGATCGCCGCGCTGTTCACGACGCTGTTCCTCGGCGGCTGCAACCTGCCCTTCCTCGGCGACGCGGGGTTCGCGTTCCCGGGCGGCGGCACCGTCGCCCTGCCCCACGGCGCGGTGGTCGCGATCCAGCTCGCCGTCTTCCTGGCCAAGGTGTTCCTCGTCTCGGCGTTCCAGATCCAGGTGCGGTGGTCGCTGCCGCGGTTCCGCTACGATCAGCTGCTCCGCTTCGGCTGGACGTTCCTCTTGCCGCTCGGCATCGTGAACCTCACGGCGACCGCCGTGATCTCGTGGGCGGGGTGGGTATGATGGATCTCGGGCGCCGCAAGAGCTACTGGAACCGCCCGACCCTGGGCCTCTGGGAGCGGTCGTACCTCCCCGAGGTGCTGCGCGGCCTCGCGGTGACGGGCGGCGTCATCGCGCGGAACCTGGCGCGCTGGCTCACGTTCCGGAAGGGCGCGCTCACCGCCCGCTACCCGGAGGAGCGCCGCGCCGACTACGCCGCCGGCAACCGTGGCAAGCACGTCCTGACGACGCGACCGGACGGACGGCCGCAGTGCATCGCGTGCATGCTGTGCGCGACGGCCTGCCCCGCGCGCGTCATCGAGATCGAGGCCGCCTTCGATCCCGCGGACGCGGCGCACCCCAAGCACCCGGCGCGCTTCGAGATCGACTACTCGCGGTGCGTCTTCTGCGGGCTGTGCGTCGAGGCGTGCCCGGAGGACGCGATCCGCATGCCGCAGGACGTCCCGGACCTGCCGTCCCACGACCGCGGCGAGATGTGGCTCTCCCGCGACCACCTGCTCGGCTGGTGCCCGCGCTCCGACGCGGCCAAGCCCTACCCGCCGGGCCCGGCGGGCGGCGGGGAGGGAGGCTCCCTTTGAGCGCGGCGACAGAGACCATCCTCCTCTGGTTCTTCGCGGGCGCGGCGGCGCTCGGCGCGGTGGTGATGCTCTTCGCGCGCCACCCGATGCGGGTCGCCCTGTCCCTCGTCGGCGTCATGCTCGCACTCGCGGGCGTCTTCGCCGTGCAGGGAGCCCACGCGATCGCCGTCTTCCAGGTGCTGATCTACGTCGGCGCGGTGATGGTCTTCATGGTCTTCGTCATCATGCTGCTCGACCTGCGCGATCCGTCGTTCACGCGCCGCGCCTCGCGGCTGCTCGTGCCCGGGGTGGCCGTCGCGACACTGTTCCTCGCCGCGCTCCTCGCCCTCGTCTCGACGGCGCCGGCCGGCGCGCCCGCTGACACCGGGACGTTCGCGCTCGAGCCGTTCTCGGCCGCGTTCCTCGAGGAGCACTGGCTCGAGTTCGAGCTCTCCTCCGTGCTCCTGCTGGTGGCGGTCCTCGCCGTGCTCGCCGTCGTCAAGGGGAGCGGGAGGGACCATGGATAACACGCAGATGCTCGTCGCGCTCGGCGCGATCCTGTTCGTCCTCGGGCTCCTGGGCGTCGTGGTGCGGCGCAACCTGCTCGTCGTGCTCATGTGCCTCGAGCTCATGCTCAACGGGGTCAACGTGGAGCTCGTGACGTTCTCGAGGATGCACGGCTCGACCGCGGGGGGCGTCCTCGTGTTCCTCGTGTTCGTCGTCGCCGCGGCGGAGCTGGCCATCGCGATCCCGATCGTGCTGCTGCTCGTGCGGCGGAAGCGGACCCTGGACGCGGACGCGTTCAGGGATCTGAAAGGATAGGCATGCCCTGGCTCGGCCTCATCGTCGCCCTGCCCCTCCTCGGGTTCGCGCTCAACGGCGCGCTGGGGCAAAGGCTCGGCAAGCGGTTCGTCACCGCGGTCGGCTGCGGCCTGCCGATCGCGGCGGCGCTGATCGCGGCGCGCTGCTTCCTCGCGCTCCTCGACACCGGCACGCCCGTCTCCGAGACCGCGTTCACCTGGGCCGTCGTGGGCGGCTACGCCTTCGAGGTCTCGTTCTGGTTCGACCGGCTCTCGGCGGTGATGGCGCTCGTCGTGACCGGCGTCGGGTCGCTCATCCACGTCTACTCCACGGGCTACATGAGGGACGACGAGAGCTACGCGCGCTACTTCGCGTACCTGAACCTCTTCCTCTTCTTCATGCTGCTCCTCGTGCTCGGCCGGTCGATGCTCGTGCTGTTCGCGGGCTGGGAGGGCGTCGGGCTCACGTCGTACCTCCTGATCGGGTTCTGGTTCGATGATCCGGCGAAGGCGAAGGCCGGCAAGAAGGCGTTCATCACGAACCGCGTGGGCGACGCCGCGTTCCTCGCCGGGATGTTCCTCTTGTACGGCGGGCTCGGCACCCTCGACATGGTGCGGATCAACGAGGCGTTCCTCGCGGGCCCCGTGCCCGCGGTCTCGGCCACGCTGGTCGGCCTCCTCCTTTTCGCGGGGGCCACCGGCAAGTCGGCGCAGATCCCGCTCCACGTCTGGCTGCCGGACGCCATGGCCGGCCCGACGCCGGTCTCGGCGCTCATCCACGCCGCGACGATGGTCACGGCCGGCGTGTACATGGTCGCGCGGCTCAGCGGCGTCTACCTCCAGGCGCCCGAGGCGTCGCAGGTCATCGCGGTCGTCGGCGCGGCCACGGCGCTGTTCGCCGCGACGATCGCGATCGCGCAGACCGACATCAAGAAGGTGCTCGCGTACTCGACGATCTCGCAGCTCGGCTTCATGTTCCTCGCGCTCGGCGTCGGGGCGTACGGGTTCGCGGTCTTCCACCTGATGACCCACGCGTTCTTCAAGGCGTGCCTCTTCCTCGGCGCCGGGAGCGTGATCCACGCGCTCGGGGGCGAGCAGGACATCAGGAAGATGGGCGGCCTGTGGCGCAAGATCCCGGTGACCTTCGTCACCTTCGCCGTCGCCACCGCGGCGATCGCGGGGATCCCGGGGCTGGCCGGCTTCTTCTCCAAGGACGAGATCCTCCTGTTCGCGTTCGGCAGCTCGGCCGGCGGGGCTCCCTACCTGTGGGGCATCGGCGCCGTGACGGCGCTCCTCACCGCGCTCTACATGTTCCGGCTCCTGTGGCTCACGTTCTTCGGCGCGCCGAGGATGCCCCCCGAGGTGGAGCACCACGTGCACGAGTCGCCCCTGTCGATGACGGGCGTGCTGGTCGTCCTCGCGCTGCTCTCGGTGGGCGGCGGCTACCTCCACGTGCCGCAGTTCCTCGCGCCGGTGCTGCCGATCCCGGCGCTCACCGAGGCGGGCGAGCACGCCGAGCGCGCGCTCATGGGGATCTCCATCGCCATCGCGCTGGCCGGGCTGGCGCTCGCCTGGTTCTTCTTCTCCAAGGGCGCCGCACGGGCGCAGGCGGCGCAGAGGGCGCTCTCGCCGCTGCACAAGCTGCTCGCCGACAAGTGGTACGTCGATGAGCTGTACGGGCTCGTCGTCATCAGGCCGCTGCACGCGATCTCCGACCGCCTGTTCCTCCGCGTCGGCGATCGGATTCTCTTCGACGGCTCGCTGCACGGGCTCGCCGCGCTCGCGCGCCACGGCGCCCGGCTGCTCTGCCGCGTGCAGACCGGCAGCCTCCACCTCTACGCGCTCCTCGTGCTGTTCGGCGGGGCGGCGCTCCTCCTCTTGAGGTGGCTCCATGGCTGAAGCGCTCGTCCTCAACGCCCTCGTCTACCTCCCGCTCGCGGGGCTGCTCGCGATCCTGCTCGTGCCGCGCCGGCGGGAGGGCGCCGCGAAGTGGATCGCGCTCGCCGCGACGACGATCCAGCTCGGCCTCGGTTGCCTCCTGTACGCGCGCTTCGACGGCTCGAACCCCGGGCTGCAGTTCGTCACCGACCTGCCGTGGATCGCCGCCTGGGGCGTGCACTACATCGTCGGGCTCGACGGCCTGAACCTGCTCCTCGTCCTCCTGACCGTCTTCCTGGGCCCCCTCGTGGTGCTCGGCTCGTTCACCGCGATCCGCGCGCAGATCCGCCTGTTCTACTCGATGCTGCTGCTCGTGCAGTTCGCGATGCTCGGCACTTTCGCCGCGCAGGACCTGTTCCTCTTCTTCGTCTTCTGGGAGGCGATGGTCGTCCCGATGTTCTTCATCATCGGGATCTGGGGTGGCGAGCGGCGGGTCTACGCCACGATGAAGTTCGTCCTGTACACGGCGGCGGGCAGCATCCTCATGCTCGCGGCCGCGATCTACCTCGTCGTCGCCGGGCACGCCGCGACCGGGAGCTTCTCCTTCGCCTTCGAGGATCTCTACCGCCTCGCGCTCCCGTTCGAGGCGCAGGCGATCATGTTCGCCGCGTTCGCGATCGCCTTCGCCATCAAGGTGCCGATGGTGCCCCTGCACACCTGGCTCCCCGACGCGCACGTCGAGGCCCCGACCGCCGGCTCCGTGGTGCTCGCGGGCGTGCTCCTCAAGATGGGCACGTACGGCTTCCTGAAGCTCGGCCTGCCGCTCTTTCCGGACGCCGTGCGCGCGGCCTCCCCGGCCCTCATGGCGCTCTCCACCGCGGGGATCCTCTACGGCGCGTGCCTCGCGCTCGTGCAGACCGACATCAAGAAGATCGTCGCGTACTCCTCCATCAGCCACCTCGGCTACGTCATGCTCGGGCTCTTCAGCTTCAGCCTCCTGGCGGTGCAGGGCGCGGTGATCCAGATGATCAGCCACGGGCTCGTCGCCGGCGGCCTGTTCCTGATGGTGGGCATGATCTACGAGCGCCGGCACACGCGGGATCTCGCCGCCTACGGCGGGCTCGCCAAGATCATGCCGATCTACTCCGTGTTCTTCATGCTGCTCACGCTCGCCTCCATCGGGCTGCCCGCCACGAGCGGCTTCACGGGCGAGTTCATGGTGCTGCTCGGGAGCTTCACCGAGTCGCTGCGCGTCTACCGGGAGACCGGCGCGACGCTCCCGCTCGCGGCGAGCGCCGCCGCCATCGCCGGCGTGGCGATCGGCGCCCTGTACATGCTCTGGCTCGCGGAGCGCTTCCTGTTCGGCAAGCCGCGGGTCGAATGCGCCCCGCCAGCTGATCTGGGCCGCCGCGAGAAGCTGATCCTCGGGGCGATCGTGGCCGCGATCTTCTGGATCGGCCTCTACCCGCAGCCGCTGCTCGAGAAGACCGAGCCCGCGGTCCACCGCCTGCTCGATCTCGTGGCGGCCGCGCGGACGGACGACGGGGGGGCGCCATGATCCTGCGCGACGCCCTCCTCGCCATGCTGCCGGAGCACGTCCTGCTCGCCGGCATCGTCCTCCTCCTCGTCGCGGAGATCGCGGCGCTGCCCGGGCGCGCGGCGGCGCCCATCGCGCTCGTCGCCGTCGTCGCGGCGGCGGGCGCCGGCCTCTGGCTCTCGGCCACCGGGTTCACGGCGGCGCCGTTCGAAGGCGCGTACGCGATCGCGCCGTTCGGGAGCGCGGCGAAGGCCATCCTGCTCGTGCTCGCGGTGCCGATCCTGCTGACCGCGCCCGGCGATCTCGCCGGGTACCGCGCCTACGCCCTCGTGCTCTCCTCGCTCTACGGCGCGCTCCTCATCAACGGCGCCGAGAGCTTCACGATCCTGTTCGTCGGGATCGAGCTCATGTCGCTGCCGGTGTACGCCCTCGCCGTGGTCTCCTTCAGGCGCGACGAGGGCGCCGAGGCCGCGCTCAAGTACCTCGTGCTCGGCGGCGCCGGCTCGGCGATGCTCCTCATGGGCGCGGCGCTCGTCTTCGGGAGCGGCGGCGATCTCTCCCTGGCCGCTTTCGCCGACGCCCTCGTCGCCGAGGATCTCCTCGCCCGGGCCGGCGTCGCGCTCGTCGTCGGCGCCCTCTTCGTGAAGGCCGCGATCGCGCCGTTCCACGCCTGGGCGCCGGACGTCTACGAGGCCGCGAGCGTGCCCGTCACCGCGTACATGGCGGTGGTGGTCAAGGCCGCCGTCCTGTTCGCCGCGCTCCGGCTGTTCCGCGCGGCCGCGCTCCCGGTCGAGCTCGTCGATCTCGTGGTGCTGTTCTCGCTCGCCTCGGTCGTCTGGGGGAACCTGGCCGCCATGCGGCAGGCGAGCCTCAGGCGCACGATCGCGTACTCGTCGATCGCCCACGCCGGCTACCTCTTCTACGCGTTCCTCGATCCCGGCCCCGGGCGCCCGGCGGCGATCGCCTTCTACGCGATCGCGTACGGGCTCTCGAACCTGCTCGCGTTCGCCGCGATCCCGCCCGCCGAGGACGACGCGGCGCGCGACCGGCTCGAGGATCTGCGGGGCCTCTTCTCGCGCCGGCCGTTCGCGGCGATCGCGATAGCGATCGCGATGCTGTCGCTCGCCGGGGTCCCGCCCCTGCCCGGCTTCACGGCCAAGTTCTTCCTGTTCAACAACGCCATGATCGCGGGCTACACGGCGTACGCCGTCGCGGGCCTCGTCGCGAGCTACCTCGGGCTGTACTTCTACCTGCGCGTCATCCAGATCCTGTTCGCGAGCCCGTCCGAGGCGGCGGCCGGCGAGCCCCGCGGGCTGCGCGCGGCGGCGCTCGTCGCGACCGTCCTGTGCCTCGTCGGCACGCTGCTCCTGTCCGTCCTCCCGGGGTGGCTCGTCGACCGCCTCGCCGGCTGATCCGGCCCTACTCCTCGTCCTGCATGCCGTCGTAGATCTCGGCGAAGCGCGGCGCGCAGCGGAAGAACGCGGCGTGCACCGCGGGATCGAAGTGCAAGGGCTGCGTGCGGCCGTCGCCCCGGACGAGGATCTCCATCGTCTTCGCGTGGTCGAAGCCGGGCTTGTACGGCCTCGCGCTGCGCAGCGCGTCGTACTGGTCGCAGATGTTCATTATCCGGCCGGACAGCGGGATGGTCTCCCCCTTGAGCCCCCGCGGGTACCCGGTGCCGTCCCAGCGCTCGTGGTGGGTGAGCGCGATCTCCGCGCCCATGATCGTCGACGGCGTCTTCCCGAACTGCAGGATCTTGTAGCCGATCTCCGTGTGCGACCTCATGAGCGTCCACTCGTCGGCGTTCAGCGGGCCCTCCTTGAGCAGGACCGAGTCCGGCATGCCGATCTTGCCGACGTCGTGCATGGGGGCGGCGAAGAAGATGTCGTCGAGGAACTGCTTCTCGAGCCCGAGGTAGGACGCGATCTCCCAGGCGTAGTGCGCGACGCGGCGGACGTGGGAGCCCGTGCTCTCGTCCCGGTACTCCGCGGCGCTCGTCAGGGTGAACGTGATCTCCCGGTACGCCTCCCGGAGCTTGATCGTCGCGTCGTGCACCTTCCGGTCCTGCGCCTTGGCGTGCTCCGCGAGCAGATCGCCGTACTGCTTGAGCTTCAGGAGGTTGCGCACGCGCACCCACAGCTCGTCGGGATCGACGGGCTTCTGGAGGAACTCCTCGGCGCCGCACTGGAGGGAGCGCAGGCGCGAGTCCCGGTCGTCGGCGCCGGTGATCATGATGATCGGGATCCCCTTGGTGCGCGTGTCGGCCTTGAGCCTCTTCGCCACCTCGAACCCGTCGAGCCCGGGCATCCGGATGTCGAGCAGCACGAGATCCGGCGCGTCGTTGGCCACGGCGTCGAGGCCGGCCTTGCCGGTCGCGGCCGTGAGCATCTTGTAGCCCTTGGCCTCGAGCAGGCGCACGATCCAGTCGCGGTTGGTCTTTTCGTCGTCGATGACGAGGATGCGCGGGATGATCGAGAGGTGTTCCACGACGGCTCCTCCGGCACGGTTCGAGGAGATGGCCCTTTGGAGATGTAACGGCCACGCGCGAAACGAGTTAAGTGGCCATTTTCGAGCGGCTCGAGCTCAATCCCACTGGTCGGGCCTGCTCCCGTACTGGTCCAGCCACGCGAGCATGGCCCGGATGCTGCCCGTGGCGAGCGCGATGCACGCGTCCGCCGCGCCGTAGTAGACGTTGAGCGTGTCGCCGTCGTCCCCGCGCGTGAAGCCGCAGGGGAAGACGACGTTGTCGACGTCGCCGCGGCGCTCGTAGTCGGCCTCCGGGCCGAAGATCCACGAGTCGCCGCGCTTCAGGCAGCGCTCCGGCGTCTCGAGATCCATCAGCGCCAGGCCCAGGCGGTACAGGCACCCTCCCGCGGTCTGCCGCACGCCGTGGTAAATGAGGAGCCAGCCGCTCTCGGTCTCGATGGGCGGCGTGCACAGCCCGATCTTGCCCGCGTCCCACCAGGCGCCGTTGCGCGCGGGCAGGACCAGCCGGTGGCTGCCCCAGTGGCGCAGATCGGGCGAAAACGAGAGCCAGATGTGCGCGCCGATGGTGCCGACCGGGCGGTGCAGGAGCGCCCAGAACTTGCCCACCCGGCGCGGGAACAGCGCCGCGTCCTTGTCCTCGGGTGACATCACCGACCCGATGCGCTCGAAGCTCTTGAAGTCCCCGGTCAACGCGAGCGACACGCCTGGGCCGCCGCGGGAGTACGCCGTGTACGCGATCACGTACTTCTTCAGCTCGTCCACGTAGGTGATGCGCGGGTCCTCGACGCCCCAGACCTCCTCCGGGTACTTGTCGATCGCCGGCGCGAACGTCGGCTGCGGATCGATCCGCCAGCGGTCGACGCCGTTCACCGAGCGCGCGGCGCACAGGTGCGAGTGCCCGCGGTGATCCTCGACGCGGCACAAGAGGAGCGTCGTGCCGTCGGCGAGGCGCACGGCGCCCGGGTTGAACACCGTGTTCACGGGGTACGGCCAATCGGCGCGGGTCAGGATCGGGTTGCCGCGGTGGCGGACGAGCAGCTCGTGGTGGATCGACAGGTTCATGGTTCACTTCTCCGTGAGGACGTTCTGGGAAAGGCGCATCTCGACGAGAGCCATCAGGAACGACAGGGTGGACTCGCCGCCCTGGTTGCGGTTGACGCGGTCCGGGTGCAGCCCGTCCCGGCAGCCGCCCGTGGCCGGATCGTAAACCTGCGCGCGCAGCTCGTTGCGGCCGAGGAACCAGTCGAACGTGTTCTCGGCGATCGCGCGCCACCGCCCGTCGCCGGTCATGCCGTGCGCCTCGAG contains these protein-coding regions:
- the nuoE gene encoding NADH-quinone oxidoreductase subunit NuoE, which codes for MKRLIPELEALKARLPKGSESSLVMPALHRIQEERGFVADEDVAQLAAYLGVPRVRIDEALTFYTMFRREPIGRHHVQVCRNVSCSMNGAERLLGLLEERLGVAPGGTTPDGRVTLSTVECLASCGTAPVMVVDGAYHERVTPERLDEILEALE
- the nuoF gene encoding NADH-quinone oxidoreductase subunit NuoF gives rise to the protein MRAFEKRLQSFEVTETSHTLAAYRSRGGYGALAKALRSMKPADVTKEVYDSGIQGRGGAAFPMGRKWQVVKPDDGLEHFLCANADEGEPGTFKDRWILENAPHLLLEAMAIACYAIGAHHCFIYMRGEFDLSRRRVEGALEEAYGAGLLGERILGTPFSCHVVLVRGAGAYVCGEASGLLSSVEGKKGYPRNRPPRLTVRGLFQKPTVINNVETLSNIPWIIDHGAAAYRALGTPKSPGTRLVSISGHVVRPGVYEIPFGTPLDEFIYEDCGGVTGGRALKAVVPGGISTKVLVAKEIAGLPMDHASLDAAGSSLGSGGMIVIAEGTCMVRLLQVMLRFYHHESCGQCTPCREGTGWMHRIVDRIAAGRGAAGDIDRLIHVSHFNDGTTICGLGDAAGYATVGILDKFRDEFEHFMAHGRSRCGGSLA
- a CDS encoding 2Fe-2S iron-sulfur cluster-binding protein, which encodes MTRIFLNGREIEVAADTTVLRAALDNGVYVPYFCWHPRLSVAGNCRICMVEVEGKGLDIACNMPVSEGMKVLTDSDEVRAARKAMMQFLTLNHPVDCGICDKAGECTLQDYHFAYNGAPSISAEPKVRATKFHDLGDRILIDNERCIVCSRCVRFTHEVSRSKALGIQGRGDTSLVRCEEGRRFDDPYSDNVIDLCPVGALLSRSFLYKARVWFLEATPSVCPGCARGCAIRIWHLRADRRLQRLDPRRNLEIARVTPLDDPAVNGPWICNKGRDLAAIFERPRADQAMLRGRPVPLAEAISEARRLVDGAKRRTALVSSWGSDGELAAFRDHLAARFDVRVKPDHVPQPGEIVEDDILIRADKNPNTRGARALFGERPVAFEPGTDLVLVWGEGFDYSRVPAGAKVVLLGSYLAPENGAADVFLPISVQTERDGSYTNSDGIARRFEACFPPGETIAHAADLFAAIGGRP
- a CDS encoding NADH-quinone oxidoreductase subunit H, with translation MMRDLVVVLVFISYAILVLLLFGVLLTWVERKLAAVMSDRIGANRCYLRLPFTRFRIIWLGLFQAVADGLKMLLKEDFRADAHDRFGYAIAPWLVFTPVLLVFAVVPFGGEIVPSELLDFSPGAAAWFGGERYEMQIARLDAGLLVVFAFGGLTVIGSLLAGWSSGNKFSLLGAVRAGAQMISYEVVMGLSVLGLVLLYGTVDLIDIVHQQSGSLLGFLPAWGIFLQPFAAILFLTAAMAENKRVPFDLPEAESELIAGYFTEYSAMKMGLFMFAEFIEVAVIAALFTTLFLGGCNLPFLGDAGFAFPGGGTVALPHGAVVAIQLAVFLAKVFLVSAFQIQVRWSLPRFRYDQLLRFGWTFLLPLGIVNLTATAVISWAGWV
- a CDS encoding 4Fe-4S binding protein, with amino-acid sequence MMDLGRRKSYWNRPTLGLWERSYLPEVLRGLAVTGGVIARNLARWLTFRKGALTARYPEERRADYAAGNRGKHVLTTRPDGRPQCIACMLCATACPARVIEIEAAFDPADAAHPKHPARFEIDYSRCVFCGLCVEACPEDAIRMPQDVPDLPSHDRGEMWLSRDHLLGWCPRSDAAKPYPPGPAGGGEGGSL
- a CDS encoding NADH-quinone oxidoreductase subunit J gives rise to the protein MSAATETILLWFFAGAAALGAVVMLFARHPMRVALSLVGVMLALAGVFAVQGAHAIAVFQVLIYVGAVMVFMVFVIMLLDLRDPSFTRRASRLLVPGVAVATLFLAALLALVSTAPAGAPADTGTFALEPFSAAFLEEHWLEFELSSVLLLVAVLAVLAVVKGSGRDHG
- the nuoK gene encoding NADH-quinone oxidoreductase subunit NuoK, coding for MDNTQMLVALGAILFVLGLLGVVVRRNLLVVLMCLELMLNGVNVELVTFSRMHGSTAGGVLVFLVFVVAAAELAIAIPIVLLLVRRKRTLDADAFRDLKG